From Rhizobium sp. NZLR1, a single genomic window includes:
- a CDS encoding DNA cytosine methyltransferase, which yields MGKEDQKLAVYQPSAPLPSGPRCIDLFSGAGGLAIGFKQAGWAILAANDFDAAAGETFRLNFPESTFLQGPVSKVTAAQLMVGREAESAQVDAIIGGPPCQSFSYNNHQRNAEDDRARLFSCYLKIVSKIKPKCLVMENVPGILTIGGGKVVKEIRSTLLKMKYDCEVVTLSAEEFGTPQVRKRVFILASRIGQAAELIPIATHRAAKSTAQGDMWLPNPITVGEAIGDLPAVENGCNFQVSAYSAVEPSSEFQIQAREGSAELFNHVCHRLTDVNLNRMKHVPEGGNWRNIPRELLTAGMQRAHPSDHTKRYGRLASTGLASTLLTKCDPHWGAYVHPHQDRTITVREAARLQGFPDTFRFAGDKLGLQYEQVGNAVPAPLARAIGERVALHIAMSNRRAFAEAAE from the coding sequence ATGGGAAAGGAAGACCAGAAATTAGCTGTATATCAGCCATCTGCCCCCCTCCCCTCTGGTCCCCGCTGCATCGATTTGTTCTCAGGTGCTGGCGGCCTCGCGATAGGCTTTAAACAGGCGGGGTGGGCCATTCTGGCTGCCAACGACTTTGACGCAGCAGCCGGCGAAACATTTCGGCTTAATTTTCCCGAAAGCACATTTCTTCAAGGCCCAGTATCGAAGGTCACGGCCGCCCAGCTTATGGTCGGTCGCGAAGCCGAATCGGCGCAAGTCGATGCGATAATCGGGGGACCGCCGTGCCAGTCCTTCAGCTATAATAACCATCAGCGAAATGCCGAGGACGATCGAGCGCGGCTGTTCAGTTGCTACCTGAAGATCGTTTCAAAGATAAAGCCAAAATGCCTTGTAATGGAGAATGTGCCCGGCATTTTGACAATCGGGGGCGGGAAGGTCGTTAAAGAAATCCGCTCAACACTCTTAAAAATGAAATACGATTGCGAGGTAGTAACCCTTTCAGCCGAAGAATTCGGAACTCCGCAAGTTCGAAAAAGAGTATTTATTTTGGCGTCCCGAATTGGTCAGGCCGCCGAACTGATTCCAATCGCCACTCATCGCGCAGCTAAGAGTACAGCTCAAGGCGATATGTGGTTGCCAAATCCAATCACGGTCGGCGAGGCAATCGGGGACCTGCCTGCAGTAGAAAATGGCTGCAATTTCCAGGTATCTGCTTATAGTGCCGTTGAGCCCAGCAGCGAGTTCCAAATCCAGGCCCGAGAGGGAAGCGCAGAGTTATTCAATCATGTTTGTCATCGGCTGACCGATGTGAATTTGAACCGAATGAAGCACGTTCCGGAGGGAGGTAATTGGCGAAATATACCGCGTGAATTGCTGACTGCCGGAATGCAGAGAGCGCACCCCTCCGATCATACGAAACGGTACGGAAGACTGGCCAGCACGGGGTTAGCGTCGACACTCCTGACTAAATGTGACCCCCATTGGGGAGCTTATGTCCACCCGCATCAAGATCGAACGATCACCGTACGGGAAGCCGCTAGGTTACAGGGCTTTCCCGACACATTCCGCTTCGCCGGCGACAAACTGGGCTTACAGTACGAGCAAGTGGGGAACGCTGTTCCCGCGCCCTTAGCACGCGCGATTGGCGAACGTGTCGCTTTACACATTGCGATGTCCAATCGGCGAGCCTTCGCAGAGGCGGCAGAATAG
- a CDS encoding integrase arm-type DNA-binding domain-containing protein, with the protein MALTDVQIRNAKKSEKPYKLPDGKGLYLYVSKAGGKSWRQDYAYFGKRKTLTLGAYPALGLAEARVRRDEAKKKLSEGLDPSLAKKREQLASKAAAGNTFGLIADEFIAKLRRDKRAEPTIDKNTWMLKVLAKRLSPYPITQISAKDVLDVLNVIEKSGRVESALATRSAIGRVFRFAIATARAESDPTSALRGALQRHVPVSHPALTTRKDLGGLMRAIYGYNGWVSLVAALKIQALCFARPGETRSMEWSELDLAKAVWTIPAAKTKMRREHHVPLSRQAIEVIKLMKDLFGDKPQVFPSMMSGKTLLSENSMNSALRRMGVGEEEHTAHGFRSSASSILNESGAFSADAIEAQLAHLDTREVRRIYNRATYWDERVKMMQWWADMLDEERMRRSA; encoded by the coding sequence ATGGCGCTGACAGACGTTCAGATTCGAAATGCCAAAAAGTCCGAAAAGCCCTACAAACTGCCGGACGGTAAGGGCCTTTATCTGTATGTTTCGAAGGCCGGCGGGAAATCATGGAGGCAGGATTATGCCTACTTTGGCAAGAGAAAGACGCTCACGCTCGGCGCCTATCCTGCCCTTGGGCTGGCTGAAGCCCGTGTCCGGCGAGATGAAGCAAAGAAGAAGCTGTCGGAGGGATTAGACCCGTCGCTGGCGAAAAAGCGCGAGCAATTGGCCTCCAAGGCGGCGGCCGGGAACACCTTCGGACTAATTGCTGATGAATTCATCGCGAAGCTGCGTCGTGACAAGCGAGCTGAGCCGACCATCGATAAGAACACTTGGATGCTAAAGGTGCTTGCGAAGAGGCTTTCGCCATATCCGATAACGCAAATCTCCGCGAAAGACGTTTTAGACGTGCTCAACGTGATCGAAAAAAGTGGACGCGTTGAGAGTGCACTCGCCACGCGTTCAGCAATAGGGCGCGTTTTTCGATTTGCCATCGCAACCGCAAGAGCGGAAAGCGATCCGACCTCGGCATTGCGAGGCGCCCTCCAGCGCCATGTTCCCGTCAGTCACCCAGCGCTCACGACCCGCAAAGACCTTGGTGGCCTTATGAGGGCGATCTATGGTTATAATGGCTGGGTTTCGCTTGTTGCGGCGTTGAAGATTCAAGCTCTTTGCTTCGCTCGACCCGGGGAAACCCGTTCAATGGAATGGTCGGAGCTTGACCTCGCAAAAGCGGTTTGGACCATCCCTGCCGCAAAGACAAAGATGCGCCGCGAGCATCATGTTCCCCTTTCTCGTCAAGCCATCGAGGTCATCAAACTGATGAAGGACCTGTTCGGGGACAAGCCACAGGTTTTTCCATCGATGATGTCTGGCAAGACGTTGCTTTCGGAGAATTCAATGAATTCTGCCCTGCGCCGTATGGGAGTAGGGGAGGAGGAGCATACCGCACATGGCTTTCGCTCGTCCGCAAGTAGCATCTTGAACGAGTCGGGCGCATTTAGCGCCGATGCGATTGAGGCCCAACTGGCGCATTTAGATACGAGGGAGGTGCGCCGGATCTATAATCGCGCGACCTATTGGGATGAGCGGGTGAAAATGATGCAGTGGTGGGCAGACATGCTTGATGAGGAGCGAATGCGAAGGTCGGCCTAA
- a CDS encoding 2'-deoxycytidine 5'-triphosphate deaminase, which produces MMARETGILADGAISALFETGRLISERELDRDQIQPASLDLRLGAKAIRVRASFMPGPSHLVADKLDRLSLHVVDLSEGAVLETGCVYIVPLMESLALPADMSASANPKSSTGRLDIFTRVITDYAQEFDKIPAGYSGPLYLEISPRTFPIVVRRGSRLSQIRFRVGHALLSEPELLKLHESETLVASKQPNVSGSGIALSIDLAGDEDGLIGYRGKHHTAVVDVDKKAQHDIYDFWEPLYSRGRNELILDPDEFYILVSREAVHVPPDYAAEMTPFDPLVGEFRVHYAGFFDPGFGHAPAGGRGSRAVLEVRSHEVPFILEDGQIVGRLVYEHMQEKPTSLYGSGLGSNYQAQGLKLSKHFRI; this is translated from the coding sequence GTGATGGCTCGTGAAACGGGAATTCTGGCGGACGGAGCGATATCGGCGCTGTTCGAAACGGGTCGTCTGATCTCCGAACGGGAGCTGGACCGCGACCAGATCCAGCCGGCAAGCCTCGACCTGCGCCTGGGCGCCAAGGCTATTCGCGTGCGCGCCAGCTTCATGCCCGGCCCCTCGCATCTGGTGGCCGACAAGCTCGACCGGCTGAGCCTGCATGTGGTCGACCTATCCGAAGGCGCGGTGCTCGAGACCGGCTGCGTCTACATCGTGCCGCTGATGGAGAGCTTAGCGCTGCCGGCCGACATGTCGGCTTCGGCCAATCCGAAGAGCTCGACCGGACGGCTCGATATCTTCACCCGCGTCATCACCGATTACGCCCAGGAGTTCGACAAGATCCCGGCCGGCTATTCCGGCCCGCTCTATCTGGAAATCAGCCCGCGCACCTTCCCGATCGTCGTACGCCGCGGCTCGCGCCTGTCGCAGATCCGCTTCCGCGTCGGCCATGCTTTGCTCAGCGAGCCGGAGCTGTTGAAGCTGCATGAAAGCGAGACGCTGGTTGCCAGCAAGCAGCCGAATGTATCCGGCAGCGGCATCGCTCTGTCGATCGACCTCGCCGGAGACGAAGACGGCCTGATCGGCTATCGCGGCAAACACCACACCGCCGTCGTCGATGTCGACAAGAAAGCCCAGCACGACATCTACGATTTCTGGGAGCCTCTCTATAGCCGCGGCCGCAACGAGTTGATCCTCGATCCGGACGAGTTCTATATCCTCGTCTCGCGCGAGGCCGTGCACGTGCCGCCGGACTATGCCGCCGAAATGACCCCGTTCGATCCGTTGGTCGGCGAATTCCGCGTCCATTATGCCGGCTTCTTCGATCCGGGCTTCGGCCATGCGCCGGCCGGCGGCCGCGGCAGCCGCGCCGTGCTCGAAGTGCGCAGCCACGAAGTCCCCTTCATCCTCGAAGACGGCCAGATCGTCGGCCGCCTGGTCTACGAGCACATGCAGGAAAAACCGACCAGCCTCTACGGCTCTGGCCTCGGCTCCAACTACCAGGCCCAGGGCCTGAAACTCTCGAAGCACTTCCGCATCTGA